One part of the Nitrospira sp. genome encodes these proteins:
- a CDS encoding ankyrin repeat domain-containing protein yields MHHSTGVVCVILLLTFACLSLVEARQADGRAPASSHQPPEQLAIHKALTEGSPARVQVLLDRGADIETRNDRGATPLITASAHGNLPLVKLLLAQGARIDAVDREGNTALHEASFQSHPACVEVLLASGAPTTGHNAFGFSPLHQAVRRFWETDGESRTDRLTRQAQVISQLLRHGADPDTRDDAGRTPATLAEDNNNASLRQAFRLLSAPVTQTAITTTRPPSGDAAPPRAAVTPEQTHASPPTNDMSDNQIGERLAPAEPPQLDSHHTTPSPFPPPGESRERETTPDAPVMSLPSSASAQSPSGTTTTPLRETVATSPASIAPNQDAPAASSSIGMQPPTPALSTQHPVDSSATTAGSSHPTLQAEDMAIAAPTSTAQAPIPSEQSWKPARLQSSAAPTSPPDPAHAQHVTPPALTEERRSHIPAAPPLEHTAPRTAQAEMTALEAFGSERPPHAPSTWARPQTASPALDQPSTSTSLRPLSTSDETPDAATPHSHWITQSLGFGLGLGWTHNLGPRRVESVSVVNRIVRIDEERNDWVRVMPEVHLWIDRWDEQRWSWGPFLAVAPGARIIDAVGGGLMLGYRPHRGDRYSFNLGIGGTLDLDARVLGDGLVANEPLPPRETSARTKHTTAAGLLILFSVGWDLSAARELQAADLK; encoded by the coding sequence CGATCGTGGCGCAGACATCGAGACACGAAACGACCGTGGGGCCACCCCCCTGATCACGGCGTCGGCACATGGCAATCTCCCGCTGGTCAAACTGCTCCTTGCACAGGGCGCGCGAATCGATGCGGTAGACCGCGAGGGAAATACCGCGCTGCATGAAGCCAGTTTCCAGAGCCACCCGGCATGCGTCGAGGTACTGCTTGCCTCCGGCGCTCCGACCACCGGCCACAACGCCTTCGGATTTTCGCCACTCCACCAAGCAGTCAGGCGCTTTTGGGAAACCGACGGTGAATCCAGGACGGACCGGCTGACCCGGCAGGCTCAAGTGATCAGCCAACTTCTTCGTCATGGGGCCGATCCGGACACTCGTGACGATGCCGGCAGAACTCCAGCCACGCTGGCCGAGGACAACAATAATGCTTCGCTGCGACAGGCCTTTCGTCTGCTCTCTGCCCCGGTCACGCAGACGGCGATAACAACCACAAGACCACCATCGGGAGACGCAGCACCACCTCGCGCGGCAGTCACTCCGGAACAGACCCATGCGTCACCTCCAACCAATGATATGTCCGACAACCAAATTGGCGAGCGCCTCGCTCCAGCGGAGCCGCCACAGCTCGATTCGCATCACACAACGCCTTCACCGTTCCCTCCTCCAGGCGAGTCGCGGGAACGGGAAACGACACCGGATGCGCCAGTCATGTCGCTTCCGTCATCGGCATCAGCACAGTCGCCGTCAGGCACTACCACGACGCCTTTGCGCGAAACAGTCGCCACCTCACCCGCTTCCATAGCACCGAATCAGGACGCCCCCGCAGCATCTTCGTCGATTGGGATGCAACCACCGACCCCCGCCCTGTCTACACAACACCCGGTTGACTCGTCGGCCACGACCGCTGGATCATCCCACCCAACCTTACAAGCCGAAGACATGGCGATCGCCGCTCCAACATCGACGGCCCAGGCCCCAATCCCATCCGAACAGTCATGGAAGCCGGCGAGACTCCAGTCATCCGCTGCTCCGACTTCTCCACCCGACCCGGCTCACGCACAACATGTGACGCCCCCGGCCTTGACCGAAGAGCGACGCAGCCACATTCCGGCAGCGCCACCTCTTGAGCACACAGCCCCCAGAACGGCGCAGGCGGAGATGACTGCGCTCGAGGCCTTCGGATCCGAACGGCCGCCCCACGCACCATCGACATGGGCCAGGCCCCAGACAGCATCGCCGGCTCTCGACCAGCCCTCCACATCCACCTCACTACGCCCCCTCTCCACCAGTGACGAGACGCCGGATGCTGCAACACCCCACTCTCACTGGATTACGCAATCTCTCGGTTTTGGACTCGGTTTGGGATGGACCCACAACCTGGGCCCGCGGCGGGTGGAATCCGTGAGCGTCGTGAACCGTATCGTCCGCATTGATGAGGAGCGAAACGACTGGGTCCGCGTGATGCCGGAAGTCCATCTCTGGATTGATCGATGGGACGAGCAACGATGGAGTTGGGGGCCGTTTCTCGCCGTCGCGCCGGGAGCCCGGATTATCGATGCTGTGGGAGGGGGACTCATGCTCGGCTACCGACCGCATCGGGGTGATCGTTATAGTTTCAACCTCGGTATTGGTGGCACACTCGATCTGGACGCTCGGGTGCTGGGTGACGGCCTCGTAGCCAATGAACCCCTGCCGCCGCGAGAAACCAGCGCCCGCACCAAACACACCACCGCTGCCGGCCTGCTTATCCTTTTCTCCGTGGGATGGGATCTGTCGGCGGCCCGGGAGCTCCAGGCAGCGGATTTGAAATAA